The Microbacterium sp. SORGH_AS_0862 genome has a segment encoding these proteins:
- a CDS encoding LLM class flavin-dependent oxidoreductase: MSLFTGFSAAPTWMRGEAWRRPDSRVEELFSGAPIVDAVVMAEAAGFDVAFRPDALTLPVDSVGRDPAHLGLDPIVQMAQLAIATRTIGLIATVSATFAEPYAVARQLVSLEHLAPGRIGWNVVTSRSGDTQFSASRPPSSSERWRRAEEFIDVVESLRRGFPADAFVADRDASLLVDIERVRPSDHVGAHFRVAGPLPLPVPSEQALPLMVAGGGEATVSLAGRRADAFFAAAIEAVDAATQRAAIQDAAVAAGRTERPRLLPGLSLLLADTREEAAAIERATYPSDGRRRAVGPHWSVVGTASDAVAAIAARARAGVIDGFIAFPVGSWRSVELLCASVMPRLRELGLVAVTPTAHFRPHEVRSSRTEGTE; the protein is encoded by the coding sequence ATGAGCCTGTTCACGGGATTCTCGGCGGCGCCGACCTGGATGCGCGGTGAGGCGTGGCGCCGGCCCGACTCACGAGTGGAAGAGCTCTTCTCGGGCGCTCCGATCGTCGATGCCGTGGTGATGGCGGAGGCGGCGGGTTTCGACGTCGCGTTCCGACCGGACGCTCTGACCCTCCCCGTGGACAGCGTCGGGCGCGACCCCGCCCACTTGGGGCTGGACCCGATCGTGCAGATGGCGCAGCTGGCGATAGCGACGCGAACGATCGGATTGATCGCAACGGTCTCGGCGACGTTCGCCGAGCCGTATGCGGTCGCGCGCCAGCTGGTCTCCCTCGAGCACCTCGCACCGGGGCGGATCGGTTGGAACGTCGTCACCTCGCGAAGCGGCGATACGCAGTTCTCAGCGTCGAGGCCACCGAGCTCATCGGAGCGATGGCGACGTGCCGAGGAGTTCATCGACGTCGTCGAGTCGCTGCGGCGCGGATTCCCCGCGGACGCCTTCGTCGCGGATCGTGACGCGTCGTTGCTGGTGGACATCGAGCGAGTGCGACCCAGCGATCACGTCGGTGCGCACTTCCGCGTGGCAGGACCGTTGCCGCTGCCGGTGCCGTCCGAGCAAGCCCTGCCGCTCATGGTGGCAGGCGGGGGAGAAGCGACGGTGTCATTGGCGGGGCGGCGGGCCGATGCGTTCTTCGCCGCGGCGATCGAAGCCGTGGACGCCGCGACGCAGCGCGCCGCGATCCAGGACGCGGCGGTCGCAGCGGGTCGGACAGAGCGTCCGCGCCTGCTCCCCGGCCTCAGCCTTCTGCTCGCCGACACGCGCGAGGAAGCCGCCGCGATCGAGCGCGCCACGTACCCGTCGGATGGCCGGCGACGCGCGGTCGGGCCGCATTGGTCCGTGGTGGGAACCGCCTCGGATGCCGTCGCCGCGATCGCCGCGCGAGCCCGTGCGGGCGTCATCGACGGCTTCATCGCCTTCCCGGTGGGTTCGTGGCGTTCCGTCGAACTGCTGTGCGCATCCGTCATGCCACGGCTTCGCGAACTCGGGCTCGTGGCCGTCACGCCCACCGCGCACTTTCGTCCACACGAGGTGCGCTCCTCGCGCACAGAAGGAACAGAATGA
- a CDS encoding iron chelate uptake ABC transporter family permease subunit, with protein MRPRTVLVTSSLVVIALFAAAFAMTVGRFPVPWDAVLPAVFGIGEDPVAVRAVQGVRLPRVVSAIAAGAALGVSGALFQSLARNALGSPDVIGFTTGAATGALVQIVLFGAQPSQVAIGTVIGGAVTAGLVLVLARRGGGVTGRQLILVGIGIGAIASAVNGLLLVRGTIDASSQANLWLSGSLDARQWSHALPVLGAVAILLPIVVVLARRAGLMELGDDIAAQLGVHVERTRFALIVCAVALAAAATAAVGPIAFIALSAPQLARRLLRADAPPIVAAAAMGAVLLLCADLVTQLMPVGFAVPVGRMTGVVGGVYLLWLLLPRRGAAQGRGWR; from the coding sequence GTGCGTCCGCGCACCGTCCTCGTCACGTCTTCGCTTGTGGTCATCGCACTGTTCGCCGCGGCATTCGCCATGACGGTGGGGCGCTTCCCCGTTCCGTGGGATGCGGTTCTGCCCGCCGTCTTCGGCATCGGCGAGGACCCGGTGGCCGTACGCGCCGTGCAGGGCGTCCGGCTGCCGCGTGTGGTCAGCGCCATCGCAGCGGGCGCCGCGCTGGGCGTCTCCGGCGCCCTCTTCCAGTCGCTCGCGCGCAACGCGCTCGGGTCGCCCGATGTCATCGGATTCACCACCGGCGCGGCGACGGGAGCGCTCGTTCAGATCGTTCTGTTCGGCGCACAGCCGAGCCAGGTCGCGATCGGGACAGTCATCGGAGGCGCGGTGACGGCCGGACTGGTGCTCGTCCTGGCGCGGCGAGGGGGCGGCGTGACGGGGCGTCAGCTCATCCTCGTCGGCATCGGGATCGGTGCGATCGCGTCGGCTGTGAACGGTCTGCTCCTCGTGCGCGGCACGATCGACGCATCCAGCCAGGCCAACCTGTGGCTGTCCGGCTCGCTCGATGCTCGTCAATGGAGCCATGCGCTGCCCGTGCTCGGTGCGGTGGCGATCCTGCTCCCGATCGTCGTCGTGCTCGCACGCCGAGCCGGTCTCATGGAGCTGGGCGATGACATCGCCGCTCAGCTCGGCGTGCACGTCGAGCGGACACGCTTCGCGCTCATCGTCTGCGCTGTCGCCCTCGCCGCTGCGGCGACGGCGGCGGTCGGTCCGATCGCGTTCATCGCGTTGTCCGCACCGCAACTGGCGCGGCGGCTGCTGCGCGCCGATGCGCCTCCGATCGTTGCGGCCGCAGCGATGGGGGCGGTGCTGCTGCTTTGCGCAGACCTCGTCACTCAACTGATGCCGGTGGGCTTCGCCGTGCCGGTCGGACGGATGACGGGCGTCGTGGGCGGCGTGTATCTGCTTTGGCTGTTGCTGCCCCGTCGCGGGGCCGCTCAAGGGAGGGGATGGCGTTGA
- a CDS encoding amino acid permease, with the protein MAPTLDEHEPRLRDTRRERARRRTIRCVPSLLRTKSVEQSIADTEEPEFRLKKSLSALDLTVFGVGVVIGAGIFTLTGRAAHEVAGPSIVISFVIAAIACGLAAMCYAEFASTVPVSGSAYTFSYASLGEFFAWIIGWDLILEMFLGASVVAQGWSAYLGAFLEQLGIVLPEQLSYGGAVDVPAILLVLVLGALMTIGIKESLRVNLVLVAVKLFIVLFVIVAGLMFVNPANYAPFVPPSEATASTSGLTQPLLQFLSGIEPATFGVGGILAGAALVFFAYIGFDVVATTAEETRRPQRDMPIGIIASLIICTILYCAVALVVTGMVSYRDLDPAAALANAFAYHGQSWMATVISAGAVAGLTTVVLTLLIGATRIIFAMSRDGLLPQKLARVHPRWRTPWVISIVVTIVVAVVAGVTPVGVLEQMVNIGTLSAFVLVSVGVVVLRRTRPDLKRGFRVPWSPVLPILSALICTYLMLNLSVETWLRFLIWLALGVAIYSAYSRRHARVGTGDFLNPATPRIVAPPKE; encoded by the coding sequence ATGGCCCCCACCCTCGACGAACACGAGCCGCGCCTGCGGGATACCCGTCGCGAGCGCGCGCGCCGCAGGACGATTCGGTGTGTCCCGAGTCTTCTCCGCACGAAATCGGTCGAGCAGTCCATCGCCGATACCGAGGAACCGGAGTTCCGCCTCAAGAAGTCGCTCAGCGCGCTCGATCTCACAGTGTTCGGCGTGGGAGTCGTGATCGGCGCCGGAATCTTCACGCTCACGGGGCGCGCCGCGCACGAGGTCGCCGGTCCGTCCATCGTCATCAGCTTCGTGATCGCGGCGATCGCGTGCGGCCTCGCGGCCATGTGCTATGCCGAGTTCGCCTCGACGGTGCCGGTATCAGGTTCGGCCTACACGTTCTCCTACGCGTCGCTCGGCGAGTTCTTCGCCTGGATCATCGGGTGGGACCTCATCCTCGAGATGTTCCTCGGCGCGAGCGTCGTCGCGCAGGGATGGAGCGCCTACCTCGGTGCCTTCCTCGAGCAGCTCGGCATCGTGCTGCCGGAGCAACTGTCGTACGGCGGCGCGGTAGACGTCCCCGCGATCCTGCTCGTCCTCGTGCTCGGCGCACTCATGACGATCGGCATCAAGGAGTCGTTGCGCGTCAATCTCGTCCTCGTCGCGGTCAAGCTCTTCATCGTGCTGTTCGTCATCGTCGCCGGACTCATGTTCGTGAACCCCGCGAACTACGCACCGTTCGTCCCACCGTCCGAGGCGACCGCATCCACCTCCGGACTCACGCAGCCGCTGCTGCAGTTCCTGTCCGGCATCGAGCCGGCCACGTTCGGCGTCGGCGGCATCCTCGCCGGTGCGGCCCTCGTGTTCTTCGCCTACATCGGGTTCGACGTCGTCGCGACGACGGCCGAAGAGACGCGGCGTCCGCAGCGTGACATGCCGATCGGCATCATCGCCTCGCTCATCATCTGCACCATCCTGTATTGCGCCGTGGCGCTCGTGGTCACCGGCATGGTCTCCTACCGCGATCTCGACCCCGCGGCGGCCCTTGCCAACGCGTTCGCCTACCACGGCCAGTCATGGATGGCGACGGTCATCTCGGCCGGCGCGGTCGCCGGCCTGACCACCGTCGTGCTGACGCTGCTGATCGGTGCGACGCGCATCATCTTCGCGATGTCGCGCGACGGTCTGCTCCCTCAGAAGCTGGCGCGCGTGCACCCGCGCTGGCGCACCCCGTGGGTGATCTCGATCGTGGTGACGATCGTCGTCGCCGTCGTCGCGGGTGTCACCCCGGTTGGCGTCCTCGAGCAGATGGTCAACATCGGCACGCTGTCGGCCTTCGTGCTGGTCTCGGTGGGTGTCGTGGTTCTTCGTCGCACACGTCCCGATCTGAAACGCGGGTTCCGTGTGCCCTGGAGTCCCGTGCTCCCCATCCTTTCGGCGCTGATCTGCACCTACCTCATGCTGAACCTCTCGGTCGAGACCTGGCTGCGCTTCCTCATCTGGCTCGCCCTCGGCGTCGCGATCTATTCCGCCTACTCCCGGCGGCACGCGCGCGTCGGCACCGGCGACTTCCTGAACCCCGCCACACCGCGGATCGTCGCACCGCCCAAGGAATGA
- a CDS encoding glycoside hydrolase family 28 protein, which translates to MRNRFVAMGTLLALLALSGCAGPAGISSAGQLASGDRRQVSEPVAPVRTCATVSAQRSLTGGAGDDADEAAPPDTSRIQQALDDCARTDDSVVAVRLAASDTLTDFLSGPLTVRQGEVLLLDPTVTLYASRNPADYQIAGREACGTVGRSGGGCAPLLTLSGAHTGLASAPDGAGRQGRIDGRGGATMLGTQQSWWDLAQSAKGHGVQNVPRLVQATKADDVTVHDIDLIDAPGIHVSFQNADGLTVWGVRIQTPATARNTDGIDPAGATDVTIADSWIMDGDEGIAIKAGSQPSAHISILGNHLFGTHGISIGSETTAGVSDVLVADDTVSGTDALGTVSASSTGIRIKSSPKVGGIVQRVTYRDICVDAVKAPIDFDPFYGGSNGPNVPRFQDIVVQGLRATHSPHGATSVLKGADVAHPLRLRLENVDVDAPAVQASDADITASGVAFRGRSTGLERF; encoded by the coding sequence GTGCGGAACCGATTCGTCGCCATGGGCACACTGCTCGCTCTTCTGGCGCTCAGCGGGTGTGCCGGTCCGGCCGGGATCTCATCGGCCGGACAGCTCGCCTCGGGGGACCGGCGCCAGGTCTCCGAACCCGTCGCGCCCGTCCGAACCTGTGCGACGGTGTCAGCTCAACGCTCCCTGACCGGCGGTGCCGGCGACGACGCCGACGAGGCTGCACCGCCCGACACCTCACGTATCCAGCAGGCGCTCGACGATTGCGCCAGGACCGACGACTCGGTCGTGGCGGTCCGGCTGGCCGCATCCGACACACTGACCGACTTCCTGAGCGGTCCGTTGACCGTGCGCCAGGGTGAGGTGCTCCTCCTCGATCCGACGGTGACGCTCTACGCCTCGCGCAACCCCGCCGATTACCAGATCGCGGGTCGGGAGGCCTGCGGCACCGTCGGCCGGAGCGGCGGGGGGTGCGCTCCGTTGCTCACGCTCTCCGGCGCGCACACCGGGCTGGCCTCCGCACCCGATGGGGCAGGCCGCCAGGGCCGTATCGACGGACGCGGAGGGGCGACGATGCTCGGCACGCAGCAGAGCTGGTGGGACCTCGCTCAGTCGGCGAAGGGCCACGGGGTCCAGAACGTGCCACGTCTCGTGCAGGCGACGAAGGCCGATGACGTCACCGTGCACGATATCGATCTCATCGACGCCCCCGGCATCCACGTCTCTTTCCAGAACGCCGACGGACTCACCGTGTGGGGCGTGCGCATCCAGACGCCCGCCACCGCACGGAACACGGACGGCATCGACCCGGCCGGCGCGACGGACGTCACGATCGCGGACTCGTGGATCATGGACGGCGATGAGGGCATCGCCATCAAGGCCGGCTCGCAGCCGTCGGCGCACATCTCGATCCTCGGGAACCACCTCTTCGGGACCCACGGGATCTCGATCGGCAGCGAGACGACGGCCGGCGTGAGCGATGTGCTCGTCGCAGACGACACTGTCAGCGGCACCGACGCGCTCGGCACCGTCAGCGCGTCATCGACCGGCATCCGGATCAAGAGCTCGCCCAAGGTCGGCGGCATCGTGCAGCGGGTGACCTACCGAGACATCTGCGTCGACGCGGTCAAGGCACCGATCGACTTCGATCCGTTCTACGGCGGCTCGAACGGTCCGAACGTGCCGCGGTTCCAGGACATCGTCGTGCAGGGTCTGCGCGCGACGCACTCTCCGCACGGAGCGACCTCGGTGCTGAAGGGGGCCGACGTCGCGCATCCGCTGCGCCTGCGACTCGAGAACGTCGATGTGGACGCGCCAGCGGTGCAGGCCTCGGACGCGGACATCACCGCATCCGGGGTCGCTTTTCGGGGGAGAAGCACTGGACTCGAGCGGTTCTGA
- a CDS encoding ABC transporter ATP-binding protein, translating into MALTQNSLEARELTLGYHEHTIIEALDVLIPEGRVTVIVGANACGKSTLLRGLARLLVPASGRVLLGGEDVRRMPPKVLARRVGFLPQTASAPDGVTVAELVARGRFPHQRLLQQWSPEDAAAVNAAMRATGVSGLRERAVDELSGGQRQRVWIAMLLAQQTPVMLLDEPTTYLDIAHQMEVLELCRRLNRDEARTVVLVLHDLDQACRYADHLIVMREGRILSSGSPADVMTEQVLAEAFGLRALVQPHPVTGTPMVVPIAPLDSTERESVA; encoded by the coding sequence ATGGCGTTGACGCAGAACTCGCTGGAAGCGCGAGAACTCACGCTCGGCTACCACGAACACACGATCATCGAAGCGCTCGACGTCCTCATTCCGGAGGGCCGCGTGACGGTGATCGTCGGAGCGAATGCCTGCGGCAAATCGACGCTGCTGCGCGGTCTCGCACGCCTGCTCGTTCCGGCATCGGGGCGGGTCCTGCTCGGCGGCGAGGACGTTCGTCGCATGCCGCCGAAGGTGCTCGCGCGGAGGGTGGGCTTCTTGCCCCAGACCGCATCCGCGCCCGATGGCGTCACCGTCGCCGAGCTCGTCGCACGCGGACGCTTTCCGCATCAGCGTCTGCTCCAGCAGTGGTCGCCGGAGGACGCGGCGGCGGTGAACGCCGCCATGCGTGCCACGGGTGTGAGCGGGTTGCGTGAGCGCGCGGTCGATGAACTGTCGGGGGGACAGCGCCAGCGGGTATGGATCGCGATGCTCTTGGCGCAGCAGACACCGGTCATGCTGCTGGATGAACCGACCACGTACCTCGATATCGCGCACCAGATGGAGGTGCTGGAACTCTGCCGTCGGCTCAACCGCGACGAAGCGCGGACCGTCGTCCTGGTGCTGCACGATCTCGATCAGGCATGCCGCTACGCCGACCACCTGATCGTGATGCGTGAGGGGCGGATCCTCAGCAGCGGCTCTCCCGCGGATGTGATGACCGAACAGGTGCTCGCGGAGGCTTTCGGGCTCCGCGCGCTCGTGCAGCCCCATCCCGTCACGGGGACACCGATGGTGGTGCCGATCGCTCCGCTGGACTCGACGGAACGGGAGAGTGTCGCATGA
- a CDS encoding siderophore-interacting protein, with translation MSRASGEEDAERDLRGTRIEVVPTLGRRLLRVVSARHLAPRYRRITFRAEDLHDGFPFRAFAPTDHVKLFFPDPASGRLAVPVVTDRGWHVPPELGTPIFRDYTVRGYEREAGELTIDFVVHPHGIAGSWAARARPGDEIGQLGPRGNILFPTDYPHYLAAGDETALPAIMRVLEEAPIGSRVTAVVEVDGAADEQPLDVRDGVDADIRWVHRHGARAVGGAWSPLEAAIRSVPLPDSEPAFVFVAGEATVLTPIRRYLRRELGLAKERVDVDGYWKQGVTNLDHHAEIDDDS, from the coding sequence ATGAGCAGAGCGTCAGGCGAAGAGGATGCGGAACGTGACCTGCGGGGTACACGGATCGAGGTGGTGCCCACACTCGGTCGGCGTCTGCTCCGTGTGGTGAGCGCGCGCCATCTCGCTCCCCGTTATCGCCGGATCACCTTCCGGGCGGAGGATCTGCACGACGGCTTTCCCTTCCGCGCCTTCGCGCCGACCGACCACGTCAAGCTGTTCTTCCCCGATCCGGCGAGCGGTCGGCTCGCCGTTCCGGTGGTCACGGACCGCGGATGGCACGTACCGCCGGAGCTCGGCACGCCGATCTTCCGTGACTACACGGTGCGCGGATACGAGCGGGAGGCGGGAGAGCTCACGATCGATTTCGTCGTGCACCCGCACGGCATCGCAGGCTCGTGGGCCGCGCGTGCGCGACCCGGGGACGAGATCGGCCAGCTCGGGCCGCGCGGGAACATCCTCTTTCCCACGGATTACCCGCACTATCTGGCGGCGGGAGATGAAACCGCGCTGCCGGCGATCATGCGTGTCCTCGAGGAGGCGCCGATCGGCTCTCGGGTCACCGCAGTGGTGGAGGTGGACGGTGCCGCTGACGAACAGCCGCTGGACGTCCGGGACGGGGTCGACGCGGACATCCGCTGGGTGCACCGTCACGGGGCGCGCGCCGTCGGCGGAGCCTGGTCGCCGCTCGAAGCCGCCATCAGATCCGTGCCCCTGCCCGACTCGGAACCCGCGTTCGTCTTCGTCGCGGGCGAAGCGACGGTGCTGACACCCATACGCCGTTACCTGCGGCGAGAGTTGGGCCTGGCGAAGGAACGCGTGGACGTCGACGGGTACTGGAAGCAGGGGGTCACCAATCTGGATCATCACGCTGAGATCGACGACGACTCGTAA
- a CDS encoding iron ABC transporter permease, with protein sequence MTTDIHSARAPGRATPRRAGAVTVAVLLGVLVLIALSSIVGVRMLAPGDLVGAALAFDPTNDAHLLLLSRRLPRAALAVLVGAALGAAGVVMQSLTRNPIAEPGLLGVNAGAAVAVAVSIAVVGIVAPFAYFAAALVGAALAGALVMLLGGVRRGSDPVRLVLAGAALSVVLGALAQIVIVNGDDLVFDRFRAWAVGSLAGRDADVLWPAMILICAGLLVALLLSRMLDAVSLGTETARSLGARPSLVWTCSGLAIVLLAGGATAAAGPIAFVGLTAPYVARRLVGSEHRRVLALAMLLGAALVLFADILGRVVAPPGEVGVGIMVAILGGPFFVALVRRRRLAPL encoded by the coding sequence ATGACCACTGACATCCACTCCGCGCGCGCGCCCGGGCGCGCGACACCCCGACGCGCGGGCGCCGTCACGGTCGCCGTCCTCCTCGGCGTCCTCGTCCTGATCGCGCTCAGCTCGATCGTGGGCGTGCGCATGCTCGCACCGGGCGACCTCGTTGGAGCGGCGCTCGCCTTCGACCCCACGAACGATGCCCATCTCCTCCTGCTGAGCCGGCGGCTGCCCAGGGCAGCGCTCGCGGTGCTGGTGGGTGCCGCGCTGGGCGCGGCCGGCGTCGTGATGCAATCCCTGACCCGCAATCCGATCGCCGAGCCCGGTCTGCTCGGAGTGAATGCCGGCGCGGCCGTCGCCGTAGCCGTGTCCATCGCGGTCGTGGGGATCGTCGCCCCCTTCGCGTACTTCGCCGCTGCGCTGGTGGGCGCCGCGCTCGCCGGCGCTCTGGTTATGCTGCTGGGCGGTGTGCGCCGAGGTTCTGATCCCGTCCGGCTCGTCCTCGCCGGAGCCGCTCTGTCCGTCGTTCTCGGTGCCCTCGCCCAGATCGTGATCGTCAACGGCGACGATCTGGTGTTCGACCGGTTCCGTGCCTGGGCGGTGGGTTCGTTGGCCGGGCGGGACGCGGACGTCCTGTGGCCCGCGATGATCCTGATCTGTGCGGGGCTGCTGGTGGCGCTTCTGCTGTCGCGGATGTTGGACGCCGTCTCCCTCGGCACGGAGACGGCGCGTTCTCTAGGGGCTCGTCCGTCCCTCGTCTGGACCTGCTCGGGGCTCGCGATCGTCCTGCTCGCGGGCGGTGCGACGGCGGCGGCGGGGCCGATCGCCTTCGTCGGTCTCACCGCCCCTTACGTCGCTCGTCGGCTGGTGGGGTCGGAGCACCGACGAGTGCTGGCGCTCGCCATGCTGCTCGGTGCGGCGCTTGTTCTCTTCGCAGACATCCTGGGCAGGGTCGTGGCTCCCCCCGGTGAGGTAGGGGTCGGCATCATGGTCGCGATCCTCGGCGGGCCCTTCTTCGTCGCGCTCGTGCGGCGCCGTCGACTGGCTCCGCTATGA
- a CDS encoding SUMF1/EgtB/PvdO family nonheme iron enzyme: MVDIEMRALDGGTVVLGDPRGRSRRTVEVEAFEIGVYPVTEEVLAELLGIEVRRLHVPATHLSWLRAVRLCNAASEWEGLDPAYGFDGAEVTWHRDADGYRLATEAEWEYACRAGSTGAHYGPLAEVAWTAADGVARAQPVGGKMPNLNGLFDTLGNVWEWCWDLLDPSGEDDRRVIRGGSFASDAFSARASTRRGALPDAGGDDIGMRLARGPQEA, from the coding sequence ATGGTCGATATCGAGATGCGGGCGCTCGATGGCGGGACGGTCGTCCTCGGCGACCCGCGCGGGCGATCCCGGCGGACCGTCGAGGTCGAGGCCTTCGAGATCGGCGTGTACCCCGTGACGGAGGAGGTGCTGGCGGAGCTTCTCGGCATTGAGGTGCGCCGTCTCCATGTGCCGGCCACCCACCTCAGCTGGTTGCGGGCGGTTCGTCTGTGCAACGCCGCATCCGAGTGGGAGGGACTCGATCCCGCCTATGGCTTCGACGGAGCGGAGGTCACCTGGCACCGGGACGCCGACGGGTACCGCCTGGCGACCGAGGCGGAGTGGGAGTACGCCTGCCGCGCCGGATCCACAGGTGCGCACTACGGCCCGCTGGCGGAGGTCGCGTGGACAGCGGCGGACGGAGTGGCTCGTGCTCAGCCGGTGGGCGGCAAGATGCCGAACCTCAACGGCCTCTTCGACACGCTCGGCAACGTGTGGGAGTGGTGCTGGGATCTGCTCGACCCCTCGGGAGAGGATGATCGTCGGGTGATCCGCGGCGGCAGCTTCGCGAGTGATGCGTTCAGTGCCCGAGCATCCACGCGTCGCGGCGCCCTGCCGGATGCGGGCGGAGACGACATCGGCATGCGTCTGGCCCGCGGTCCACAAGAGGCGTAG
- the fepB gene encoding Fe2+-enterobactin ABC transporter substrate-binding protein, whose product MSSLASARRLATLPIALAATALIALTACAAEPTAPPADADRASQASQSWPRVFDNADGSTTEIPEQPQRVLSTAVSVTGTLLAIEAPVVASGSQVGGVWFDQWADIAEERDVENLWSVGEFDLEAVMSAAPDLIVVATSGRDALTDQVSDLQSIAPTIVVDYGAQTWQDLAVELGEATGLEEEAEAAISDFDDLVDDTAASITVPEGTANVISFNGPGQDNPVARKGGSHADLLESLGFTIEDPDPSWHTQAQERADFVWATYENLLQLTSSTTFILSTDDNGAQAFAEDPVLANLPSVCRRPRVRPGAQLLPHGPLQLARDRRAREGTVLLKPFGRPRSRARPTGFDLPRHPP is encoded by the coding sequence ATGTCTTCACTCGCGTCCGCACGTCGCCTGGCGACATTGCCCATCGCTCTGGCGGCCACCGCCCTGATCGCTCTGACCGCGTGCGCCGCGGAACCGACAGCACCCCCGGCAGATGCCGACAGGGCGTCGCAGGCGAGCCAGTCCTGGCCCCGGGTGTTCGACAACGCCGACGGTTCCACGACCGAGATCCCCGAGCAGCCGCAGCGAGTGCTCTCGACCGCGGTCTCGGTGACAGGAACACTGCTGGCTATCGAAGCTCCTGTGGTGGCGAGCGGTTCGCAGGTGGGCGGCGTCTGGTTCGACCAATGGGCCGACATCGCCGAGGAGCGCGACGTCGAGAACCTCTGGAGCGTGGGCGAGTTCGACCTCGAGGCGGTGATGTCCGCCGCTCCCGACCTGATCGTCGTCGCGACAAGCGGGCGTGATGCGCTCACCGATCAGGTGAGTGACCTGCAGTCGATCGCCCCGACCATCGTCGTCGACTACGGGGCGCAGACCTGGCAGGATCTCGCCGTCGAGCTGGGCGAGGCGACCGGTCTGGAGGAGGAGGCGGAAGCCGCGATCTCCGACTTCGACGATCTCGTCGACGACACAGCCGCATCCATCACGGTTCCCGAGGGGACGGCGAACGTGATCTCGTTCAACGGCCCGGGCCAGGACAACCCGGTCGCGAGGAAGGGCGGCTCCCACGCAGACCTGCTGGAGTCCCTCGGCTTCACGATCGAGGACCCGGATCCGTCCTGGCACACGCAGGCGCAGGAGCGCGCGGATTTCGTGTGGGCGACCTACGAGAACCTCCTTCAGCTGACGAGCAGCACGACCTTCATCCTCTCGACGGACGACAACGGAGCGCAGGCATTCGCTGAGGACCCCGTGCTCGCGAATCTTCCGTCGGTTTGCCGCCGGCCGCGTGTTCGGCCTGGGGCTCAACTCCTTCCGCATGGACCCTTACAGCTCGCGAGAGATCGTCGAGCACGTGAAGGAACTGTTCTCCTGAAGCCGTTCGGTCGGCCTCGCTCCCGGGCGAGGCCGACCGGTTTCGACCTACCGCGACACCCACCATGA